The Pseudobythopirellula maris genome has a window encoding:
- a CDS encoding choice-of-anchor Q domain-containing protein, which yields MNGDVSSIEGLIATDGGDGVSLREAILAANATEGEDVIGFDLSLSGQTIALAGAQLESTDALVIDATALDERPVIDAGGLSRVIQADAYLRVAGLELANGAVDGPGGAIYSPSAELILEDTAVVDSKATGGGGGVFSLGGTRVVRSEIRGNSTTGDESKGGGVYSRFGAFEIEDSTISGNHTEGMEARGGGVYASSTTSITRSSISGNYTEGDSSNGGGIFTFYGAVTFVDSTVTDNYTLSTDSRGGGIAARGLGSPTIVLEETLVSRNHTEGIGASGGGVWSLDAPVEAYSSEISYNETRGESARGGGVYVEGEFVLHASVLRGNTTLGRNSGGGGAYTRSVVIDSSEISDNTTAGGGGVGGGLMVVVGSVQIIDSTLSNNRTSGPRSPGGAGYFDLRNSSEIRIDRSTITENEALGDDSDAGGLAINSEKAVITNTIIAANLAADRYADIRSTNSASVYAFNLIGDNDGVNLAESSTPDAAGNLVGSSAGAGVLDPRLAPLGDNGGPTRTHDLLNGSPAFNAGDPAILSDSGYDQRGEPFPRVTVGRADIGAVERYFTTYTVDRSTDEFDGNYREGDLSLREAIFLANESLEVARIQFSPTFAGRTILLTKGELEISAPLIVDASNLLRNVEIDARGQSRVLSITAEAGDVTLVGVDLTGGRTVENNPTIFDYTNSGGAIRSLSDGLLTIEGSLISWNRTQGHGAQGGAIFATGDVRLVQSTLSGNKTEGLSSNGGAIAAHGNLEIVRSTLSENQAAGASGGGIWFSGEGLSVEGSIVAGNTATGGGNDLEPAAGSFSLRYSLVADANGPSGPDNALLIALASGQGNLFTTSGTLDAGVAPLGDYGGRTLTHALLPGSVAINAGEPETSDVVLDVRGYPFDRVAEGRIDMGAYESQALSLVVDTTEDAVDGDFSVGRLSLREAAAIAEANPGADTIVFSPELAGQTISLIYNEFHISDTVTIDGTALAEPLTIDAHGESRIFEFLDDSNDYTLAGLVLTGGRATRSGGGGAIISASSGILTLERMTIQNSGTTGREAPGGGVYTEGGLRIIDSLLTGNTTVGQDSPGGAAWTEAGDLSIENSTIEHNHTEGFRAHGGGVGSKSGNVRIVSSKVNYNYISGSSAQGGGVVGYKLLTIHASTIDSNSVRGNSYYDNGGGVYGEDVILTESVVSDNYVNGLYGHGGGVFGRSLEVTGSTIEGNSLTGEKMTGAGLFSFDLTVSDSLISGNHIEGPQGKGGGIGVYGPGSIYNSTISGNHTEGEDSRGGGLFRTGVHQVYDRLTIEQSTITGNSASSGGGVWEGWFPTQIQGSIVAGNSSLFASPDLHSSSSPNIVFSLIGDNAGTTLAETRTPDENGNLIGSSAGSGVIDPMLGPLADNGGRNQTHAILPGSPAIEAGDLDTDDEGYDQRGEPFERVSGRRIDIGAFEALSLYVDNQIDETDGDYSSGNLSLREALEIANARPGNDLILFDEALSGRTILLDGEALTLTETITIDSSALDARVQIDAQGLSRIFEISAGADNVTLKSLKLRGGRTETDFYYGSYESQGGAIISGSEGMLFLSQVVLTDNTAIGGYARGGAIDTKGDLELADSVVSGNHTEGPHASGGGLYVRGQLTLTDSILERNYTSGGSGSGGGAFVFGDALLQNSWVLDNRTEERFSPGGGLYVRGGLVIERGGVERNTTLGVSSPGGGVFVGGDATFSTATIGWNTTRGDHSAGGAVFTEGRLSGRDTLFRDNTTLGGESPGGAIAASEVNLLQSTVSGSLTHGAESSGGGVSATGAITLAQSTVVNNHALFTGVRGGGLSADGTVEISGSILAKNTATGGAPDLDSDALVTTVQYSFIGDTDGLLQASSDSPDASGNLIGDSSTVGAIDPLLGPLADNGGPTATHLPLTSSPIIDAGDPLFDPQISTPPLASDQRGAGLPRVWGERIDLGAIEWVGNIVVDSLDGGSDGDVSPGHLSLREAIALANLNPGADTIGFDPSLAGGTILLGGAELELTEAATLDASMANEGVTIDAERLSRVLHFTASTGDFSIVNLRIQNGLTTGDNPHWDPPSPPPSYIYNGGAIRSITSGKLIITRSVVSDSEVEGVYTSGGGVFAEGPVVITESSIQRNHAPNEIGGFGGGILAPSVTVRKSSITHNTSATSGGGVYSQFVFVDQSEILGNASYSGAGLRARNAEVARSLIQKNTASSRGGGMYVYESALITESLIGNNTSVFGAGVYSANRLVVEQSTFSGNKGEPSRSTRGGAIWSSGYTRLTNSTVTFNSSSLGAGLYASGEILVVGSILTANLAANPSYEVFLDDEGPNSLEIRHSLIGSRTDEIVSLGEDNVIADDPMLAPLADNGGPTPTHLPLPGSPAIDAGDPTVEFAHGEFDQRGMGYFRLAGGGVDIGAIEIQADAPPLIGDYNGNGVVDGADFTVWRDALDEMVAPYEGADGDGDGVITRNDYTVWTEHFGETLSSPLQVTQAQGYFNEVAGVDEAFAADVQAGDSMLSPEYPRITQAQLPIKENDAVVTLRAPDEDFQADKPNKTSASRRYHKLQVGVRERTSLPEHDPTPSTRLDSTLSPESATDNLLLLLVERHVRYRSTDSELINPEATSDEAFADEEDWLDVVGECRDFIAAR from the coding sequence GTGAATGGCGATGTCAGCTCGATCGAAGGCTTAATCGCTACTGACGGTGGAGACGGTGTCTCGTTGCGTGAGGCGATCCTCGCCGCCAACGCGACCGAGGGTGAAGACGTGATCGGCTTCGACTTGTCTCTCTCGGGACAGACAATTGCCCTGGCAGGCGCCCAGCTGGAGAGCACCGACGCGCTGGTCATCGACGCGACGGCGCTCGATGAGCGACCGGTGATCGACGCAGGAGGGCTTTCGCGGGTAATCCAGGCCGACGCTTATCTTCGCGTCGCCGGCTTGGAACTCGCCAACGGCGCCGTGGACGGCCCTGGTGGCGCGATCTATTCCCCTTCGGCTGAGCTCATTCTCGAAGATACGGCGGTTGTCGATAGCAAGGCCACCGGCGGCGGCGGCGGCGTCTTCAGCTTGGGCGGTACGCGAGTGGTGAGGAGCGAGATCCGTGGCAACTCGACCACGGGCGATGAAAGCAAGGGCGGAGGGGTGTACTCGCGGTTCGGCGCCTTCGAGATTGAAGACAGCACGATCAGTGGCAATCACACCGAGGGAATGGAAGCGCGCGGCGGCGGGGTCTACGCGTCCAGTACGACGTCGATCACGCGGAGCTCGATAAGTGGCAATTACACCGAAGGCGATTCGTCCAACGGCGGCGGTATATTCACATTCTACGGAGCTGTTACATTCGTTGATTCGACCGTGACGGACAACTACACCCTCAGTACGGACTCGCGCGGGGGAGGCATTGCAGCGCGTGGTCTCGGGTCTCCGACAATTGTTCTTGAGGAGACGCTCGTCTCGCGGAATCACACCGAAGGGATCGGCGCCAGCGGAGGTGGTGTGTGGTCCTTGGACGCACCGGTCGAGGCGTACAGCAGCGAGATTTCGTACAACGAGACCCGCGGCGAGAGCGCCCGCGGTGGCGGCGTCTACGTCGAGGGAGAGTTTGTGTTGCATGCGAGCGTATTGCGCGGCAACACGACCTTGGGGAGAAACTCTGGGGGCGGCGGGGCTTATACGCGGTCGGTTGTCATTGACAGTTCCGAGATCAGCGATAATACAACCGCCGGCGGGGGGGGAGTCGGAGGCGGTCTCATGGTCGTGGTCGGCTCGGTTCAGATCATCGACAGCACGCTCAGCAACAACCGCACCAGCGGTCCAAGAAGTCCGGGGGGTGCCGGCTATTTCGATCTCCGCAATTCCAGCGAGATACGGATTGACCGCAGCACTATCACGGAGAACGAGGCGCTAGGCGACGATTCGGACGCGGGCGGTTTGGCGATCAACAGCGAGAAAGCGGTGATCACCAACACGATCATCGCGGCCAACCTCGCCGCCGACCGGTACGCCGACATACGTTCCACTAACAGCGCATCGGTCTATGCTTTCAACCTGATCGGCGACAATGACGGGGTGAACCTCGCCGAGTCGAGCACACCGGACGCGGCGGGCAACCTCGTGGGCAGCTCGGCAGGCGCCGGTGTGCTCGACCCGCGCCTGGCGCCGTTGGGCGACAACGGAGGGCCCACTCGCACCCACGACCTGCTGAACGGCAGCCCCGCTTTCAACGCGGGTGACCCGGCGATCTTGTCAGACAGCGGCTACGACCAGCGAGGCGAGCCATTCCCGCGCGTGACGGTGGGCAGGGCCGACATCGGCGCGGTCGAGAGGTACTTCACGACTTACACGGTCGACAGGAGCACCGACGAATTCGACGGCAACTACCGAGAGGGTGACTTGTCGCTGCGGGAGGCAATCTTCCTGGCGAACGAGTCCCTGGAAGTCGCGAGGATCCAGTTCAGCCCCACTTTTGCTGGGCGGACTATTCTACTGACCAAAGGCGAGTTGGAAATCAGCGCGCCGCTGATCGTCGACGCGAGCAATCTGCTTCGCAACGTGGAGATCGACGCCCGTGGTCAATCTCGGGTCTTGAGCATCACCGCCGAGGCGGGAGACGTTACGCTGGTCGGCGTCGATCTCACGGGCGGCCGGACCGTAGAGAATAACCCGACGATCTTTGATTACACGAACAGCGGCGGCGCGATTCGGTCCTTGAGCGACGGCCTTTTGACGATTGAAGGGAGTTTGATCAGCTGGAACCGGACCCAGGGGCACGGCGCGCAGGGGGGAGCGATCTTCGCGACCGGAGACGTGCGTCTCGTGCAATCGACTCTTAGCGGCAACAAGACCGAGGGGCTGAGCAGCAACGGCGGGGCGATTGCTGCGCACGGCAATCTCGAGATCGTCCGCAGCACCCTGTCAGAAAATCAAGCCGCCGGCGCCTCCGGAGGAGGAATCTGGTTTTCTGGCGAGGGGCTCTCGGTCGAGGGCTCGATCGTGGCCGGGAACACAGCAACTGGCGGGGGCAACGACCTCGAGCCGGCGGCGGGATCGTTCTCGCTGAGATACAGCCTAGTCGCCGACGCGAACGGCCCCAGCGGACCGGACAACGCCCTGCTCATCGCGTTGGCTAGCGGGCAAGGGAACCTGTTCACCACGTCGGGGACACTCGACGCGGGGGTTGCTCCGTTGGGGGACTATGGTGGACGCACGCTCACGCACGCGCTACTGCCCGGCAGCGTAGCGATCAATGCCGGCGAGCCGGAGACCTCTGACGTCGTCCTCGACGTCAGGGGCTATCCGTTCGATCGTGTCGCCGAGGGCCGAATTGACATGGGGGCTTACGAGTCGCAGGCCCTCTCGTTAGTGGTCGACACGACCGAGGATGCGGTCGATGGCGACTTCTCGGTGGGGCGTCTGTCGCTGCGTGAAGCGGCGGCCATCGCGGAAGCCAACCCTGGCGCCGACACGATCGTATTCTCCCCCGAGCTCGCCGGGCAGACCATCTCACTCATCTATAATGAATTCCACATCTCGGACACCGTGACGATCGACGGCACAGCACTCGCCGAGCCCCTGACCATCGACGCCCACGGGGAATCGAGAATATTCGAGTTCTTGGACGATTCGAACGATTACACGCTCGCGGGCCTAGTGCTCACCGGGGGGCGGGCGACCAGAAGCGGCGGCGGCGGCGCTATCATCTCGGCTTCGAGCGGAATTCTGACCTTAGAGCGGATGACGATTCAAAACAGCGGCACGACGGGACGCGAGGCGCCGGGCGGGGGCGTCTACACCGAAGGCGGCTTGCGGATCATCGACAGTCTGCTCACCGGGAACACGACCGTGGGACAGGATTCGCCGGGCGGCGCAGCGTGGACCGAGGCCGGCGACCTATCGATCGAGAACAGCACGATCGAGCACAACCACACCGAGGGCTTTCGAGCGCACGGCGGCGGCGTTGGGTCCAAGAGTGGGAACGTGCGCATCGTAAGCAGCAAGGTTAATTACAACTACATCTCTGGCAGTAGCGCACAGGGAGGAGGAGTCGTCGGATATAAACTGCTGACGATCCACGCAAGTACTATCGATTCCAATTCGGTACGGGGTAACAGCTATTACGACAACGGCGGCGGCGTGTACGGAGAGGACGTTATATTGACCGAAAGCGTCGTCAGCGACAACTACGTCAACGGACTCTATGGACACGGTGGCGGGGTATTCGGACGCAGTCTCGAGGTGACCGGCTCAACGATCGAAGGCAATAGCCTTACCGGAGAAAAGATGACCGGCGCCGGACTTTTTTCTTTTGACCTGACCGTCTCTGACAGCCTCATCTCAGGCAATCACATCGAAGGCCCCCAAGGCAAGGGCGGTGGGATCGGCGTGTATGGCCCAGGGTCGATCTACAACAGCACAATCAGTGGGAATCATACAGAAGGCGAGGATTCGCGCGGCGGCGGACTGTTTCGTACCGGCGTCCACCAAGTGTATGACAGGCTTACGATCGAACAGAGCACGATCACAGGCAACTCCGCCAGCAGCGGCGGTGGAGTGTGGGAAGGCTGGTTCCCGACGCAAATCCAGGGCTCGATCGTGGCTGGCAACTCATCCTTATTCGCATCGCCCGATTTACACAGCAGCTCCTCCCCCAACATCGTATTCAGCTTGATCGGCGACAACGCCGGCACGACCCTTGCCGAGACACGCACCCCCGACGAGAACGGCAACCTCATCGGCAGCTCCGCCGGGAGCGGCGTGATCGATCCCATGCTGGGGCCGCTCGCCGACAACGGGGGCCGGAACCAGACTCACGCGATCTTGCCGGGCAGCCCCGCCATTGAGGCCGGCGACCTAGACACGGACGACGAGGGCTACGACCAGCGCGGCGAGCCGTTCGAGCGTGTCTCGGGCCGGAGGATCGACATCGGCGCCTTCGAGGCGTTGTCGCTCTACGTCGACAATCAGATCGACGAGACGGACGGCGATTATTCATCGGGGAACCTGTCGCTGCGCGAGGCGCTCGAGATCGCCAACGCCAGACCCGGGAACGACCTGATCCTCTTCGATGAGGCTTTGTCGGGACGTACGATCCTACTCGACGGCGAGGCGCTGACTCTTACGGAAACGATCACGATCGACAGCTCGGCTCTTGACGCGAGGGTGCAAATCGACGCCCAAGGTCTGTCGCGGATTTTCGAGATCTCCGCAGGAGCGGACAACGTCACACTCAAGAGTCTGAAACTGCGTGGCGGCAGAACGGAGACGGATTTCTACTACGGCTCTTACGAGAGCCAGGGCGGCGCGATCATCTCCGGCTCTGAAGGAATGCTGTTTCTCAGCCAAGTAGTGCTCACGGACAACACAGCGATAGGCGGCTACGCCCGTGGCGGGGCTATCGACACCAAGGGCGACCTAGAATTAGCCGACAGTGTTGTGAGCGGCAATCACACGGAAGGGCCTCATGCTTCAGGGGGTGGTTTATATGTCAGGGGGCAGCTCACCCTCACCGACAGCATCCTTGAAAGGAACTACACCAGCGGGGGCAGTGGGAGCGGCGGAGGCGCCTTCGTTTTCGGCGACGCCTTGCTCCAAAACTCTTGGGTGCTTGACAACCGCACTGAGGAACGCTTTTCGCCTGGCGGCGGGCTATACGTCAGGGGAGGACTCGTTATTGAGCGCGGCGGCGTCGAGAGAAACACAACACTTGGTGTCTCCTCGCCTGGTGGTGGGGTGTTTGTCGGTGGGGACGCCACGTTCTCCACAGCGACGATCGGCTGGAACACCACGCGGGGCGACCATAGTGCGGGTGGCGCCGTTTTTACGGAGGGTCGGCTCTCGGGTCGAGACACGCTGTTCCGTGACAACACCACCCTCGGGGGCGAAAGCCCCGGAGGCGCGATCGCGGCCAGCGAGGTGAACCTGCTCCAGAGCACCGTCAGCGGCAGTCTGACGCACGGGGCGGAGTCGAGTGGCGGTGGCGTCTCCGCGACAGGCGCGATCACTCTGGCCCAATCGACGGTCGTCAACAACCATGCCCTGTTCACGGGGGTCCGGGGGGGAGGGCTCAGTGCCGACGGGACGGTTGAGATTTCGGGTTCGATCCTGGCGAAGAACACCGCGACAGGCGGGGCGCCCGATCTTGATTCCGACGCGCTCGTGACCACGGTGCAATACAGTTTCATTGGCGACACCGACGGCCTGCTGCAGGCTTCATCCGATTCGCCCGATGCGTCCGGCAACTTGATTGGTGACTCTAGCACGGTCGGGGCGATCGATCCCCTTCTCGGCCCACTGGCCGACAATGGCGGGCCGACCGCCACCCACCTGCCGCTCACCAGCAGCCCCATCATCGACGCCGGTGACCCCTTGTTTGACCCCCAGATTTCTACCCCCCCGCTTGCGAGCGATCAGCGCGGAGCGGGCTTGCCTCGTGTGTGGGGTGAGCGCATTGACCTTGGTGCGATCGAGTGGGTTGGCAACATCGTCGTCGACAGCCTCGATGGCGGCTCCGATGGCGATGTCTCTCCCGGCCATCTCTCCCTGCGAGAGGCAATCGCGTTGGCGAACCTCAATCCGGGCGCCGACACGATCGGATTTGACCCTTCTCTCGCTGGAGGCACGATCTTGCTTGGCGGCGCCGAACTCGAGCTGACCGAGGCGGCGACACTCGACGCCTCGATGGCGAACGAAGGAGTGACGATAGACGCGGAGCGGCTCTCGCGCGTGCTGCACTTCACTGCGAGTACCGGAGATTTTTCGATCGTCAACCTCCGCATACAGAACGGTCTCACGACCGGCGACAACCCTCACTGGGACCCTCCATCCCCCCCGCCCTCCTACATCTACAATGGCGGCGCTATCCGATCGATCACTTCGGGCAAGCTCATCATCACTCGATCTGTCGTTTCCGACAGCGAGGTCGAGGGGGTATACACAAGTGGCGGTGGGGTTTTCGCGGAAGGCCCCGTTGTAATTACGGAAAGCTCGATTCAAAGGAACCACGCCCCCAATGAAATTGGTGGGTTCGGCGGGGGAATTCTCGCCCCGTCGGTAACGGTGAGAAAGAGCAGCATCACACACAATACCTCAGCAACGAGCGGCGGAGGTGTATATTCACAATTTGTCTTTGTTGATCAGAGCGAGATCCTCGGCAACGCCTCTTATTCCGGGGCTGGATTGCGAGCTCGCAACGCCGAGGTCGCTCGCAGCTTGATCCAAAAGAACACGGCCTCGAGTCGCGGGGGCGGGATGTATGTGTATGAGTCCGCTTTAATTACGGAGAGCCTCATCGGTAATAACACCTCCGTGTTCGGGGCTGGCGTCTACTCGGCCAATCGACTGGTGGTTGAGCAGAGCACATTCAGTGGAAACAAGGGAGAGCCCTCACGCTCGACACGAGGGGGGGCGATCTGGTCATCGGGGTACACACGATTGACCAACAGCACGGTGACCTTTAACTCGTCGAGCTTAGGGGCAGGTCTTTATGCGTCGGGCGAAATCCTTGTCGTAGGATCGATTCTGACCGCCAACCTTGCTGCAAACCCGAGCTATGAAGTCTTCCTCGACGACGAAGGCCCCAACTCGCTGGAAATCCGTCACAGCCTGATCGGCTCGCGGACGGACGAAATCGTTTCTCTTGGTGAAGACAACGTTATCGCTGACGACCCGATGCTCGCTCCCCTTGCCGACAACGGCGGCCCCACGCCGACTCATCTGCCACTTCCAGGCAGCCCTGCGATCGACGCCGGCGATCCTACGGTCGAATTCGCTCACGGCGAGTTCGACCAGCGGGGCATGGGGTACTTCCGCTTGGCGGGAGGAGGCGTCGACATCGGGGCGATCGAGATCCAGGCCGACGCCCCACCACTCATTGGCGACTACAACGGCAACGGCGTGGTCGACGGCGCCGATTTCACCGTCTGGCGAGACGCGCTTGACGAGATGGTGGCGCCCTACGAGGGCGCCGACGGGGACGGCGACGGGGTGATTACCAGAAACGACTACACCGTATGGACTGAGCATTTCGGCGAAACACTTTCTTCCCCTCTACAAGTCACTCAGGCACAAGGTTACTTCAACGAGGTAGCAGGAGTTGACGAAGCCTTTGCCGCTGATGTTCAAGCGGGTGACAGCATGCTCTCTCCCGAATATCCTCGAATCACGCAGGCGCAGCTGCCCATTAAGGAGAATGATGCCGTTGTCACCTTGCGAGCTCCAGATGAAGATTTTCAGGCGGACAAGCCAAACAAAACCTCTGCATCAAGAAGGTATCACAAGCTTCAGGTAGGCGTCCGCGAACGCACTTCGCTCCCCGAACACGATCCCACCCCATCAACCAGACTCGATAGTACGCTATCGCCGGAATCGGCCACCGACAATCTTCTCCTGTTACTGGTAGAGCGGCATGTTCGGTACCGTAGCACCGACTCCGAACTTATCAATCCCGAAGCGACCAGCGATGAAGCGTTCGCAGATGAAGAAGACTGGCTTGATGTCGTGGGAGAGTGCAGGGACTTTATCGCAGCGAGATAG
- a CDS encoding helix-turn-helix domain-containing protein, which translates to MLIDCIAALPQDGPADPGNGELLTVRQAAVRFNLGERTIYRLVEQNALPHCRLGTAIRIKPADLESCLEAQQVRPGSLFG; encoded by the coding sequence GTGCTCATCGACTGCATTGCGGCTCTGCCCCAGGACGGCCCCGCCGATCCAGGCAACGGGGAGCTACTGACGGTCCGCCAAGCTGCGGTCCGGTTCAACCTCGGCGAGCGGACAATCTATCGGCTGGTGGAGCAGAACGCCCTGCCCCACTGCCGGCTCGGGACCGCCATACGAATCAAGCCGGCTGATCTGGAGAGCTGCTTGGAAGCTCAACAGGTAAGGCCGGGAAGCTTGTTTGGTTAG
- a CDS encoding tetratricopeptide repeat protein, which yields MFFRRIIDETPLDAKKLDSLNAVIDRKDLSLDDAASGTAKEFYQLGQRLKGKRQLERALSAFREGWKHGHVNSTYQCGLLERDTVEANRLFQKAAERGHVRAKFNLGTYWLQQGNTIQAQQTLEDAASQGCARSKTNLGILHAVNRRDPQEGLRWFREAIADGDSAALLGGASAALEAGEYACAERWAEWAVALRIKNAPRLLRTIKSFNT from the coding sequence GTGTTCTTTCGACGCATCATCGACGAAACGCCTCTGGATGCAAAAAAACTCGATAGCTTGAACGCCGTTATCGACCGGAAAGACCTGTCGCTAGATGACGCTGCCTCGGGAACAGCCAAGGAATTCTACCAATTGGGGCAACGCCTAAAGGGTAAGAGGCAGCTGGAGAGAGCCTTATCCGCGTTCCGTGAAGGCTGGAAGCATGGCCACGTCAACTCTACTTATCAATGCGGACTGCTAGAAAGAGACACCGTAGAGGCCAATCGCTTATTCCAAAAGGCAGCAGAAAGAGGACACGTAAGGGCCAAGTTCAATCTAGGCACCTACTGGCTGCAACAGGGAAATACTATCCAGGCTCAACAGACCCTGGAGGATGCTGCATCACAAGGCTGCGCGCGATCCAAGACGAATCTCGGGATACTACATGCAGTCAATAGGCGTGATCCTCAAGAGGGTCTTCGCTGGTTCCGCGAAGCGATCGCCGATGGCGACTCAGCTGCACTATTGGGAGGCGCATCAGCTGCACTGGAGGCAGGTGAGTATGCCTGCGCCGAAAGATGGGCTGAGTGGGCAGTAGCCCTCCGAATAAAGAATGCGCCACGATTGCTCCGCACAATTAAGAGTTTTAACACCTGA
- a CDS encoding sulfotransferase has translation MNDTITVVSGLPRSGTSLLMQMLAAGGMEVYTDGERAADDDNPRGYLELEAVKRLKHDASWLPAARGKAVKVISHLLGDLPDGEDYRVVFLERDIEEVLDSQQKMLERLGRPGAPRDVVRRAFAAHLAGFDRLTASREDMAVLRLPYAEIIATPKAAAERLAGFVGDASPAPLDAAAMAAAVDPALYRNRRG, from the coding sequence ATGAACGACACGATCACCGTGGTATCGGGACTGCCCCGATCGGGCACGTCGCTGCTGATGCAAATGCTCGCCGCCGGCGGCATGGAGGTGTACACCGACGGCGAACGCGCCGCCGACGACGACAACCCCCGCGGCTACCTGGAACTTGAAGCCGTCAAACGCCTGAAGCACGACGCCTCCTGGCTGCCCGCCGCGCGTGGCAAGGCGGTGAAGGTGATCTCGCACCTGCTGGGTGACCTGCCAGACGGCGAGGACTATCGGGTGGTGTTCCTCGAGCGCGACATCGAAGAGGTGCTCGATTCGCAGCAGAAGATGCTCGAGCGGCTGGGGCGGCCGGGCGCGCCGCGCGACGTGGTGCGGCGGGCGTTTGCGGCCCACTTGGCGGGTTTCGACCGACTGACCGCGAGCCGTGAAGACATGGCCGTCTTACGGCTGCCTTACGCGGAGATCATCGCCACGCCCAAGGCCGCCGCCGAGCGGCTGGCGGGGTTTGTGGGCGACGCCAGCCCGGCGCCGCTCGACGCGGCGGCGATGGCCGCGGCGGTCGATCCCGCCCTCTACCGGAACCGCCGCGGTTGA
- a CDS encoding tyrosine-type recombinase/integrase: MPIEQSKGRKQSRVVCLPPEALEVIKRLAEKWPEGPLFRNPRGIPWSRISVRLCFRRLKEKLGMPKLCATTLRHSFAHHRLTSGQDALTVAKLMGHVDTRMLATRYVHLDANPEFMQNAANQTSFPALPVELPSSSPDQPA; encoded by the coding sequence CTGCCCATCGAGCAAAGCAAGGGCCGCAAGCAGTCGCGGGTGGTCTGCCTGCCGCCCGAGGCCTTGGAGGTCATCAAGCGATTGGCTGAGAAGTGGCCAGAGGGGCCGCTCTTTCGGAATCCGAGGGGCATCCCCTGGAGCCGTATTTCGGTCCGCTTGTGTTTCCGCAGGCTCAAAGAGAAGCTCGGCATGCCAAAGCTATGCGCAACCACGCTACGGCATTCGTTCGCCCACCACCGGCTAACCAGCGGTCAGGATGCACTGACCGTGGCCAAGCTCATGGGCCACGTCGATACCCGGATGCTGGCGACCCGCTACGTCCACTTGGACGCCAACCCCGAGTTCATGCAGAATGCTGCTAACCAAACAAGCTTCCCGGCCTTACCTGTTGAGCTTCCAAGCAGCTCTCCAGATCAGCCGGCTTGA